Proteins encoded together in one Impatiens glandulifera chromosome 1, dImpGla2.1, whole genome shotgun sequence window:
- the LOC124921931 gene encoding uncharacterized protein At3g17950 translates to MFNPATGMLPFASSPTNSSLSSSDLDTESTGSFFHDRSTTLGTLMGVNYPSITFRVPSQRRDQIVDVSAVSGGSVCARRRSKKKAADLEAAAADRRKRKWWRFCRDDGSGPSSLGEFLEVERRFDDGGFYGEVSQSQTQSQTQSQPSNGRLLFADGRVLPPASSAAEEEVMSPSFESLRRFSVSLTGICNCGVY, encoded by the exons ATGTTCAATCCGGCCACCGGCATGCTTCCATTTGCCTCATCTCCAACGAATTCCTCCCTTTCCTCCTCCGATCTAGACACAGAG TCTACAGGATCATTTTTCCATGACCGCAGTACAACGTTAGGAACTCTAATGGGAGTAAACTATCCTTCCATCACATTCAGAGTTCCTTCTCAACGCCGCGACCAAATCGTTGACGTTTCCGCCGTATCCGGCGGAAGCGTATGTGCTAGGCGGAGGAGTAAAAAGAAAGCGGCGGATCTTGAGGCGGCGGCGGCCGATCGAAGGAAGAGGAAGTGGTGGAGGTTTTGCAGAGACGATGGATCTGGTCCTTCATCGCTCGGCGAGTTCCTTGAGGTTGAAAGGAGATTTGATGATGGAGGATTCTATGGAGAGGTATCGCAATCGCAAACGCAATCGCAAACGCAATCGCAACCGAGTAATGGACGGTTATTGTTTGCCGACGGGAGGGTTTTACCTCCGGCATCATCGGCGGCGGAGGAGGAAGTGATGTCGCCGTCGTTTGAATCTCTCCGTAGATTTTCTGTTTCTTTGACGGGAATATGTAATTGCGGGGTGTACTAA